A single genomic interval of Zingiber officinale cultivar Zhangliang chromosome 4A, Zo_v1.1, whole genome shotgun sequence harbors:
- the LOC121969836 gene encoding E3 ubiquitin-protein ligase UPL1-like isoform X2 has protein sequence MKFKKRRVCETSPRITLFINKVTSTAFENISETLKDFVWEFDKGDFHHWIDLFNHFDSFFDKYTKPRKDLQIEDNFLNADPLFPKDAVLQILHVMRVILENCTNKYFYSSFEHLSLLLAASDADVVEASLQTLTAFLKKTVGKCSIRDASLRSKLFALSQGWGGKEDGLGLITCSLPDTCDPVACDVGSTLHFEFYLTGESSNVSCSTEDVKQGWQVIHLPNINSNIEDDLQIMQKLVRNYSIPLKLRFSLLTRLRFAKAFCSLTARHLFIRVRLYAFILLVQSSNNADDLTTFFNNAPEFISELLSLLSYEDGIPEKIRILAILSLVALHHDRTYQPMVLSSVSAGGHRGTLSSLIQKAVDSIINGSMRFSILFAEALLALVSLLVSSTPGSLALQEAGFIPSILPLFKDTNTQHLHLVSMAVRVIEGFLDYHNPSLALFRDLGGLDDAIARLKIEVSHVEGRTNGTGERVLNDSKGKQIISSLSQLDKQPFSSESIITHDRRSLIKALLRTISLATYVPVNSARVGGSEENILPTCLAIIFKRAKEFGGGIFSIAANVMSDLIHKDPTCFSVLAAAGAPSAFIDAIDIGVPYSSEAVSCIPQCLDALCLNNSGLQMVKERNALKCLTKIFTSTSYLRALNEQSLEMLSNGLDELMRHSSVLRASGVDVLIDILNTISRIGSSDFFSESQSSSKHIPMEIDLEENMSTSLGKGDVSESENAYQMNESSTGSFLREYISNAARLLEPVLQNANTINAFIEKKGIESLLKLLTMQIVPISIAVSQTISNAFKKCSAQNSSSLAMAVFSFMREHLKLTNDLLSSVSETKLVEIENLKQKEVLKCLSCLVGLFTLSALLLKGSPNMISELGSADADIFKKLAMTYKEIVWQISLCSGSSDVKGVPIQEDGNIDTSVTEIAGRDIDDDGNLIQVSRYSNSFSIRGSLATRSHWRTEHDLASIHHSSGSMHRYNRHSLLRGRGDRIFRQLDLPLSDSKGSSSTLENSHMHEVRSRSVEVLVLELLRKLSIGIRSFLAVIVKGLSAHRRDSSSLDPTSLVATVAKFFHDALCYPEHTTVGLELTLSVKCRYLGKVVEDMAAITVDRRRTCNSALVNSFYVNGTFKELLTTFVATSQLLWAMPFTVPASRLGQENTVVEKASHRSWLLDTLQTYCCLLEYYVNSSLLLSSDASSDTQLLVQPVAAGLSIGLFPVPKDPQLFVRILQSQVLDVILPIWNHPQFPNCSPSFITSVNSVLTYIYLGVGDLKRGHNDATGGTKGRFTSPLDETTISTIVEMGFTRTRAEEALRSVGANSVEMATDWLFSHPEEYVQEDVQLAQALALSLGNTFESSKEDSNVMSINAYVETMREAPPVDDILSVSVKLFKWTDDLVFSLTDLFLALCRRKNGEDCLMVVRFLIQQLKLCPSDLSKDTIALCSLSHILALLLHEESSTKEAAAASGLISFALDVLSNFKYGHESKYEASATKTATSLLLIIDSLVQLKPKFISGMAVGAGKSSSDLCGAENTLANVSPITDNSTTVDGHEKESIDAFERIFGKSTGFLTVEESQKALSITCEFIKQHVSEILMRAVLQLSVRLTKTHTLANQFLESGGLAALLNLPKSCSFPGFDSLVSVIVRHLIEDPQTLQNAMELEMRQSLTGHAGRFSPRLFLTSMASLLTRDPAVFMRAAAAVCQIESSGGRTNIVLKKEKEKDKDKLKASGTDTGLVSTESIRMPDNKLQDIPGKCSRNHKRLPTNISKVIDQLLEIVLSHPLPKKSEEVAMSSSPVRTGKHAVQEKGKSKVGETVGMEENLPERSAWLSKMTFVLKLLTDILLMYTHAAGVILKRDTETVQLQGCCGQLGASGHSALLHHILHHLLPLASEKSSGASDELNDKLSEKASCFLVVLCGRSTEGRRRLIIEILKTFSSFINEEEDSSKSFLIPDKMILTFVELINSILSRNSSSNVPGPGCSPDIVKAMIDGGTVRYLSCMLQVIDLDHPNAPKVVNLIVKCLENLTRAANTDQVLKLDGHTKKMSTLAPGAGGQSTAATDNVHHDQNGNYDDMNASRSADLSPNESSHSERSHDVRDVSIVQNTRANLENQTINPPANDELVFMHEEMDEGGVTPNTNEVELTYQVADQNIDDTGDEDDENVGEDIEDDEEDDDQDEEEDVAEEGAAMSLADTDVEDHDDNDNLMDDEFNREDDHFPDNPVIEVRWREGLTGLNHMRLLRAPADSNALIDIAEDYFEGFDSDDLYHLHRPFSIGHNRQSSSRTFEISRLDASAFQHPLLVRPPGSGDLFTSSWSTNGSSSRNLTSSIAGLGSSHLNIFGTTVPSQHASVAPIFDDHLDGDAHSHLINFSHGMNSGHVSGRRGLGDSRWTDDGQPQVGSHASAIAQAVEDQFLTHMHATMSVINPQTKEKSVDENSANQQLPTLPVNVQADEAIELTAEPTNNQFQVPRSTSVNQHLNFPFEGCSCPPSLSDETVAVQQTATVEDRHQGASETRKQTPDNLNVADNTQINLAIESIPRIARMDTIPEVDSSFLPIMNSQLRIDTEILDNLHGTGVYNEGGIPISGVQESINNHAGSSPGSTEAHMNSVNTVQNQNIDLLPNRDELSVPQIIQVTEQTNQADRLDSNEAFGANAIDPTFLEALPEDLRAEVLASQQDTRPTQATQATQATNYGPPPTEEIDPEFLAALPPDIQAEVLAQQRAQQNLQLEQAEGLPVEMDNASIIATFPPELREEVLLTSPEAVLSRLPPALVAEAQMLRDRRNNRYHYRSTLFGGNHRHDGRRITVNRQAVMDRGVGVTIDRRILSANPSTSKSKEIEGLPLVDENALKALIRLLRLAQPLSKGLLQRLLLNLCAHGVTCGILVGLLIDMIRLEVEGSAQSICSASQRLYGCRWDVVYGQPQHIDGLPPLVSRRLLEILTYLAKNHVHFASTLFYFDPSTVGSASIVYSSIQWEKGKEKTLETNAPLDMRTSASGFVPLILLLKLLDRPLFLRSNAHLEQVMCLLQVVVSNAVSEIDCEPCFGQGVGFSKTQLASGTTDDISENLSSKQRPSLEKNQKSSDDVPSSSLKNTVNRHEIFLQLPKSDLCNLCRILAHEGLSEKVYSLTAEVVKKLASVATPHRNFFANELADLVHCLSSSAIAELSTMRNSNVLEHGSVSVGGASILRVLQVLSKLASIDSSKDGNVEEEQSILWNLNSVLDPLWHALSDCISATEIQIGQIASFLSSLHDVGEIGGPFAPTAPLPPAAQSLLPYIEAFFLLCEKLQSNQIIGQPDNNVTAQEVKESYGSSLSPTAPSTMTFAKVVEKHRRLLNVFIRQNPSLLEKSLSLMLKVPRLIDFDNKRAYFRSHIRQQHDQHFAAPLRISIRRAYILEDSYNQLRLRSSQDLKGRLTVQFQGEEGIDAGGLTREWYQLLSRVIFDKGALLFTTVGNNSTFQPNSNSVYQTEHLSYFKFVGRLVAKALFDGQLLDVYFTRSFYKHILGVKVTYHDIEAVDPDYYKNLKWMLENDVSDIPDLTFSKDADEEKHILYEKNQVTDYELIPGGRNIRVTEETKHEYVDLVAEHILTTAIRPQINSFLEGFNELVPKELISIFNDKELELLLSGLPEIDLDDLQANTEYTGYSAASTVIQWFWEVVKSFNKEDMARLLQFVTGTSKVPLEGFKALQGISGPQQFQIHKAYGAPERLPSAHTCFNQLDLPEYSSREQLEERLLLAIHEASEGFGFG, from the exons TCTCCAAGGATAACACTTTTCATTAACAAGGTCACTTCTACTGCTTTTGAGAACATATCAGAAACATTAAAAGACTTTGTATGGGAGTTTGATAAG GGAGATTTTcatcactggatcgatctgttTAATCATTTTGATTCATTTTTTGATAAATACACAAAGCCAAGAAAAGATTtgcagattgaagataattttctTAATGCAGATCCATTATTTCCCAAGGATGCAGTTCTTCAGATTCTTCATGTTATGAGAGTTATCTTGGAGAATTGTACAAACAAGTACTTCTATAGTTCATTTGAA CATTTATCCCTTCTCCTAGCTGcatctgatgctgatgttgttgaAGCAAGCCTTCAAACACTGACCGCATTCTTGAAAAAAACAGTAGGGAAGTGCTCCATTCGAGATGCCTCTTTGAGATCTAAATTGTTTGCTCTGTCACAAGGTTGGGGAGGGAAGGAAGATGGGCTTGGATTAATCACTTGCTCTTTGCCAGATACATGCGATCCAGTAGCTTGTGATGTCGGTTCTACACTTCACTTTGAGTTCTATTTAACTGGTGAGTCATCAAATGTATCTTGTAGTACAGAAGATGTGAAACAGGGGTGGCAGGTAATTCATCTTCCAAACATCAACAGCAACATTGAGGATGATCTCCAAATTATGCAGAAGTTAGTGAGGAACTACAGTATACCTCTGAAGTTACGCTTTTCACTATTGACAAGATTGAGATTTGCCAAGGCCTTTTGTTCTTTAACAGCTCGACATCTGTTCATTCGAGTTCGCTTGTATGCTTTCATTCTTCTTGTTCAATCAAGCAACAACGCTGATGATTTGACAACATTTTTTAATAATGCACCAGAGTTTATCAGTGAGTTGTTATCTTTATTAAGTTACGAAGATGGAATTCCTGAAAAAATTCGAATTTTGGCTATTCTATCATTGGTTGCTCTCCACCATGATCGAACTTACCAACCTATGGTTCTGTCTTCTGTATCTGCTGGAGGTCATCGTGGGACCCTTTCCAGTCTTATACAAAAAGCTGTAGATTCAATTATTAATGGCTCCATGAGATTTTCTATTCTTTTTGCTGAAGCACTGCTTGCTCTTGTCTCTTTATTGGTTTCTTCAACTCCAGGTTCTTTAGCTCTGCAAGAAGCAGGATTTATACCCAGTATTTTACCCCTTTTCAAGGATACTAACACCCAACACTTGCATCTTGTTAGTATGGCAGTTCGTGTAATTGAAGGTTTCTTGGATTATCATAATCCATCTTTAGCATTATTCAGAGATTTAGGGGGTTTAGATGATGCCATTGCACGTCTTAAAATTGAAGTTTCACATGTTGAAGGCAGAACAAATGGTACTGGAGAGAGAGTATTGAATGATAGCAAGGGCAAACAAATCATAAGCAGTCTGTCTCAATTAGATAAGCAACCGTTTTCTTCAGAAAGTATTATTACGCATGACAGAAGGTCACTCATTAAAGCTTTACTTCGTACAATTTCACTTGCAACCTATGTTCCTGTTAACTCTGCCCGTGTTGGTGGATCTGAAGAGAACATCTTACCAACATGTTTGGCCATAATTTTCAAGAGAGCTAAAGAATTTGGTGGTGGGATATTTTCAATTGCTGCAAATGTTATGAGTGATCTTATACACAAAGATCCAACATGCTTTTCTGTCCTTGCTGCAGCTGGTGCACCTAGTGCTTTTATTGATGCTATTGACATTGGTGTACCTTACTCTAGCGAAGCTGTAAGTTGTATTCCCCAGTGCTTAGATGCCTTGTGTTTGAATAATAGTGGTCTTCAAATGGTCAAAGAACGTAATGCACTTAAGTGCCTTACAAAGATCTTCACTTCTACATCATATTTGAGAGCACTGAATGAACAATCATTGGAAATGTTGTCCAACGGGTTGGATGAATTGATGCGCCATTCATCAGTGCTGCGTGCTTCTGGTGTTGATGTGCTCATTGATATTCTTAACACAATTTCAAGAATTGGATCTTCAGATTTTTTCTCAGAATCACAGAGCTCTTCGAAGCATATTCCAATGGAAATTGACCTAGAAGAAAACATGTCTACTTCCCTTGGCAAAGGAGATGTATCTGAGTCTGAGAATGCATATCAAATGAATGAGTCATCTACTGGGTCATTTCTTCGAGAGTATATTTCCAATGCTGCTCGTCTTCTTGAACCTGTACTTCAGAATGCTAATACCATCAATGCTTTTATTGAAAAAAAGGGCATTGAATCCCTTCTTAAATTGTTAACAATGCAAATCGTGCCTATTTCTATTGCTGTCTCTCAGACCATATCAAATGCCTTTAAAAAATGTTCAGCTCAAAATTCTTCTTCTTTGGCTATGGCTGTCTTTTCATTTATGAGGGAACATCTTAAACTGACCAATGATCTGTTGAGTTCGGTATCCGAAACCAAGCTTGTGGAAATCGAAAATCTAAAGCAGAAAGAAGTTTTGAAGTGTCTTTCTTGTCTTGTGGGGCTTTTTACTCTTTCTGCTCTTCTTTTGAAGGGATCCCCAAATATGATATCAGAGTTGGGATCTGCAGATGCTGATATCTTTAAAAAGCTTGCCATGACTTACAAGGAAATTGTTTGGCAGATATCTTTATGTAGTGGCTCATCTGATGTTAAAGGTGTTCCTATTCAGGAGGATGGTAATATAGACACTTCAGTGACCGAAATTGCTGGAAGGGATATCGATGATGATGGAAACCTTATACAAGTCTCTCGTTATTCCAACTCCTTTTCAATTAGGGGCAGTTTAGCAACTCGTAGTCATTGGAGAACTGAACATGATCTAGCATCCATCCATCATTCTTCTGGATCTATGCACCGTTATAATCGTCATTCACTTTTACGTGGACGTGGTGACAGGATTTTTAGGCAGCTAGACCTGCCACTATCAGATTCAAAAGGGTCTTCTAGCACATTAGAAAATTCCCATATGCATGAGGTTAGAAGCAGAAGTGTTGAAGTTCTTGTACTCGAACTTCTGAGAAAACTTAGCATTGGAATACGTTCTTTCCTTGCTGTCATTGTGAAAGGATTATCTGCTCATCGGAGGGATTCAAGTTCTCTAGATCCTACAAGCCTTGTGGCAACTGTTGCAAAATTTTTTCATGATGCTCTTTGTTATCCAGAACATACCACAGTTGGCCTTGAATTAACATTATCAGTAAAATGTCGTTATCTTGGAAAAGTTGTGGAAGACATGGCTGCTATAACTGTGGATAGGCGCCGCACATGTAATTCTGCACTAGTGAACAGCTTTTATGTTAATGGTACATTCAAAGAGCTTCTAACTACATTTGTGGCCACAAGCCAGCTGCTGTGGGCAATGCCTTTCACAGTTCCAGCTTCGAGGCTAGGTCAGGAGAACACTGTTGTCGAGAAAGCATCTCATAGATCATGGCTACTGGATACATTGCAAACATACTGCTGCTTACTTGAATATTATGTCAATTCATCATTGTTGTTATCCTCAGATGCATCTTCTGATACCCAGCTTCTTGTTCAGCCTGTCGCAGCTGGGTTGTCAATTGGTCTTTTTCCTGTGCCTAAGGATCCTCAGTTGTTTGTTCGTATACTGCAATCACAAGTATTAGATGTGATACTTCCTATATGGAACCACCCTCAGTTCCCAAATTGCAGCCCATCATTTATTACCTCTGTGAACTCTGTACTGACTTACATTTACTTGGGGGTTGGAGATCTGAAGCGTGGTCACAACGATGCCACAGGAGGTACTAAAGGAAGATTTACCAGTCCACTTGATGAAACAACTATTTCCACTATAGTTGAGATGGGTTTTACTCGAACTCGTGCTGAGGAAGCTTTGAGGAGTGTGGGTGCAAATAGTGTTGAAATGGCAACTGATTGGCTATTCAGCCACCCTGAGGAATATGTTCAGGAGGATGTGCAGTTGGCACAGGCACTTGCTCTCTCACTGGGGAACACATTTGAATCATCTAAAGAAGACAGCAATGTCATGTCAATAAATGCCTATGTTGAGACTATGCGGGAGGCACCTCCTGTTGATGATATTCTTTCTGTGTCGGTCAAGTTGTTTAAATGGACTGATGATTTGGTCTTTTCATTAACAGATCTATTTCTGGCACTCTGTCGCAGAAAGAATGGTGAAGATTGTCTGATGGTGGTTCGCTTTCTTATTCAGCAGCTTAAGCTTTGCCCCTCAGATCTTTCAAAGGATACAATTGCACTTTGTTCACTTTCTCATATATTGGCATTGCTACTTCATGAGGAAAGTAGTACTAAGGAGGCAGCTGCAGCAAGTGGTCTCATTTCCTTTGCATTAGATGTATTATCCAACTTTAAATATGGGCATGAGTCTAAATATGAGGCATCTGCAACAAAAACTGCAACTTCTTTGCTGCTTATAATTGATAGTTTGGTCCAATTGAAACCCAAATTTATCTCTGGAATGGCTGTTGGGGCTGGTAAATCTTCATCTGATTTATGTGGAGCAGAAAATACTTTAGCAAATGTATCACCGATTACTGACAATAGCACAACAGTAGATGGTCATGAGAAAGAATCTATTGatgcttttgaaagaatatttGGAAAGTCTACTGGTTTTCTAACTGTTGAGGAAAGTCAAAAAGCATTGTCTATCACCTGTGAATTCATTAAACAGCATGTTTCAGAAATTCTTATGCGAGCTGTCCTACAGTTATCTGTACGGTTGACTAAAACACATACATTGGCAAATCAGTTTCTTGAAAGTGGAGGTTTGGCTGCACTTCTTAATCTTCCAAAATCCTGTTCCTTTCCTGGATTTGACAGTTTGGTGTCTGTTATTGTCCGACATCTCATTGAAGACCCTCAGACTCTTCAAAATGCAATGGAATTGGAGATGAGACAGAGTCTAACAGGTCATGCTGGTCGTTTTTCCCCTCGATTGTTTTTAACGTCGATGGCATCTTTACTTACCCGAGATCCTGCTGTTTTTATGAGAGCTGCAGCCGCAGTTTGCCAAATAGAGTCATCAGGTGGAAGAACAAATATTGTCctgaagaaggaaaaagaaaaagataaggaCAAACTAAAAGCTTCGGGTACTGATACTGGACTTGTCTCCACAGAGTCTATTCGGATGCCTGACAATAAGCTGCAGGATATACCAGGCAAATGTTCTAGGAATCATAAGAGGCTTCCTACAAACATTTCTAAAGTTATTGATCAACTTTTGGAAATTGTTTTAAGCCATCCATTACCAAAGAAGTCAGAAGAAGTTGCTATGTCCTCCAGCCCTGTGCGAACAGGTAAGCATGCAGTACAAGAGAAAGGCAAATCAAAAGTTGGTGAAACCGTAGGAATGGAAGAAAATCTACCAGAAAGATCTGCATGGCTTTCTAAGATGACATTTGTGCTGAAGTTGTTGACTGATATTCTTCTCATGTATACTCATGCTGCAGGAGTAATATTAAAACGTGACACAGAGACAGTCCAGTTGCAAGGTTGTTGTGGTCAATTAGGTGCCTCAGGTCATAGTGCATTACTGCATCATATATTGCATCATCTACTTCCACTAGCTTCTGAAAAATCATCTGGAGCCTCAGATGAACTGAATGATAAACTGTCTGAAAAAGCATCATGTTTCTTAGTAGTGCTTTGTGGTAGATCTACTGAGGGCCGTAGGCGACTTATTATTGAGATATTAAAAACATTTTCATCATTTATCAATGAAGAGGAAGATTCCTCTAAATCATTTTTGATTCCTGACAAAATGATCCTGACTTTTGTGGAGTTGATAAATTCCATCTTATCTAGAAATTCTTCTAGCAATGTACCTGGCCCTGGATGTTCACCTGATATTGTAAAAGCCATGATAGATGGAGGAACAGTTCGTTACCTTTCTTGCATGCTTCAGGTGATTGATCTGGATCATCCAAATGCTCCAAAAGTTGTAAATTTGATTGTCAAGTGTTTGGAAAATCTCACAAGGGCTGCCAATACTGATCAAGTTCTGAAGTTGGATGGACATACTAAGAAAATGTCAACATTGGCACCGGGAGctggtggtcagagcactgcagCAACTGATAATGTTCaccatgaccaaaatggaaattaTGATGACATGAATGCCAGTCGAAGTGCTGATCTGTCTCCAAATGAATCTTCTCATAGCGAGAGGAGTCATGATGTTCGAGATGTATCTATCGTGCAAAATACTAGAGCAAATCTAGAGAATCAAACGATTAATCCACCTGCCAATGATGAGCTTGTGTTCATGCatgaggagatggatgaaggtgGTGTAACACCTAATACAAATGAGGTTGAGTTGACTTATCAGGTTGCTGACCAGAATATTGATGACACAGGTGATGAAGATGATGAGAATGTTGGTGAAGACATTGAGGATGATGAGGAAGATGATGATCAAGATGAAGAAGAGGATGTAGCAGAGGAAGGTGCTGCCATGTCTTTAGCAGATACTGATGTGGAAGATCATGATGATAATGATAACCTTATGGATGATGAGTTTAACAGGGAAGATGACCACTTTCCTGATAATCCCGTTATAGAAGTTAGGTGGAGGGAAGGTTTGACAGGTTTAAATCATATGCGTCTTCTTAGAGCACCTGCTGATTCAAATGCTCTCATTGACATTGCTGAGGATTATTTTGAGGGTTTTGATTCTGATGATTTATATCACCTTCATCGTCCATTTAGTATAGGACACAACCGTCAAAGTAGTAGCAGGACTTTTGAGATTTCTAGGCTTGATGCATCTGCATTTCAACACCCGCTACTTGTGAGACCACCAGGTTCTGGGGACCTGTTTACCTCATCATGGTCTACAAATGGAAGCTCTTCAAGAAATTTAACCTCATCCATTGCAGGACTTGGTTCATCCCATCTCAACATATTTGGTACTACAGTGCCATCTCAGCATGCTTCTGTAGCTCCTATTTTTGACGACCATTTGGATGGTGATGCCCACTcacatttaattaatttttcacatGGAATGAACTCTGGCCATGTTTCTGGAAGAAGGGGGCTTGGTGATAGCCGTTGGACTGATGATGGCCAGCCTCAAGTAGGGAGTCATGCTTCTGCAATTGCTCAAGCAGTAGAAGACCAATTTCTGACTCACATGCATGCAACAATGTCTGTCATTAACCCTCAAACTAAAGAAAAATCTGTGGATGAAAACTCAGCTAATCAACAATTGCCAACACTGCCTGTTAATGTCCAAGCAGATGAGGCAATTGAACTTACTGCTGAACCAACCAACAACCAATTTCAAGTTCCTAGGAGTACTTCAGTTAATCAACATCTGAATTTTCCTTTTGAAGGGTGTTCTTGTCCTCCAAGTTTGTCAGATGAAACAGTGGCTGTTCAGCAGACTGCCACTGTGGAGGATAGGCATCAAGGGGCATCTGAAACGAGGAAACAAACTCCTGATAACCTGAATGTCGCAGATAATACTCAAATTAATCTTGCAATTGAATCTATCCCTAGAATTGCAAGGATGGATACTATACCTGAAGTTGATTCCTCTTTCTTGCCAATTATGAATAGCCAACTTCGAATTGACACTGAAATACTTGATAATCTTCATGGTACAGGAGTCTACAACGAAGGTGGTATACCTATCTCTGGTGTGCAAGAATCTATTAATAATCATGCTGGTTCGTCTCCGGGAAGTACTGAAGCTCATATGAACTCTGTCAATACAGTTCAGAATCAGAACATTGATCTACTGCCAAACAGAGATGAGTTATCTGTTCCTCAAATCATACAAGTTACTGAACAAACTAATCAGGCTGATCGACTAGATAGCAACGAGGCTTTCGGTGCCAATGCAATCGATCCTACATTTCTTGAGGCACTTCCAGAGGATCTACGTGCTGAAGTTCTAGCTTCACAGCAAGATACAAGGCCCACACAAGCTACCCAAGCAACCCAAGCTACAAATTATGGTCCACCACCTACCGAAGAAATAGATCCTGAATTTTTAGCTGCTCTTCCTCCAGATATTCAAGCTGAAGTTTTGGCTCAACAACGAGCACAACAAAACTTACAACTTGAGCAAGCTGAGGGGCTACCAGTTGAAATGGACAATGCATCCATTATAGCTACTTTCCCTCCTGAACTGCGTGAAGAG GTACTTTTGACCTCTCCTGAAGCAGTTTTGTCCAGGCTACCTCCAGCTTTGGTTGCTGAGGCACAAATGCTCAGAGATAGACGAAACAATCGGTATCACTATCGAAGCACCCTCTTTGGAGGCAACCATAGGCATGATGGCAGGAGAATAACAGTTAACAGGCAAGCGGTAATGGATAGAGGAGTGGGTGTAACAATTGACCGAAGGATTCTATCTGCAAATCCAAGCACTTCAAAGAGCAAAGAAATCGAAGGGCTGCCTCTTGTTGATGAAAATGCTCTAAAGGCTCTTATTCGTCTATTGAGATTAGCTCAG CCCCTCAGCAAAGGCCTTCTTCAAAGACTACTGCTGAACCTATGTGCGCATGGTGTCACCTGCGGTATTCTGGTTGGCCTGCTAATTGATATGATAAGGCTTGAAGTTGAAGGGTCTGCACAATCAATTTGTTCAGCTTCCCAACGGCTTTATGGATGTCGGTGGGATGTCGTTTATGGTCAACCACAACACATTGATG GTCTTCCCCCTTTAGTGTCACGCCGGCTTCTTGAAATTCTGACATATCTGGCTAAAAATCATGTGCATTTTGCAAGCACACTTTTCTACTTTGATCCTTCAACTGTTGGATCTGCTTCAATTGTGTATTCATCAATTCAATGGGAGAAAGGTAAAGAGAAGACTCTTGAAACAAACGCTCCCCTTGATATGCGAACTTCAGCCAGTGGGTTTGTACCTTTAATATTACTTCTGAAGCTTTTGGACAGACCTTTATTTTTGCGCAGCAATGCACATCTTGAGCAG GTCATGTGCTTGCTCCAAGTAGTGGTAAGCAATGCTGTCTCAGAAATTGATTGTGAACCATGCTTCGGACAAGGTGTGGGATTTTCTAAAACCCAGTTGGCATCTGGAACTACTGATGACATAAGTGAAAATTTGAGTTCCAAACAAAGGCCTAGTTTGGAGAAGAACCAAAAGTCAAGTGATGATGTGCCATCTTCAAGTTTAAAAAATACTGTTAATCGACACGAAATTTTCTTGCAGCTTCCAAAATCTGACTTGTGCAATTTGTGTCGCATTCTTGCACATGAAGG ACTTTCAGAAAAAGTATATTCACTTACCGCTGAGGTGGTGAAGAAATTGGCATCAGTTGCTACTCCGCACCGTAATTTTTTTGCAAATGAGTTGGCTGATTTAGTTCATTGCTTGAGTTCTTCTGCTATTGCTGAGCTCTCAACTATGAGGAATTCAAATGTTCTGGAACATGGTAGTGTTTCAGTGGGCGGAGCCTCAATCTTGCGTGTGTTACAAGTACTCAGTAAACTTGCTTCAATTGATTCAAGTAAAGACGGAAATGTTGAGGAGGAACAATCCATACTGTGGAATCTTAATTCAGTACTTGATCCACTATGGCATGCACTGAGTGATTGCATAAGTGCAACAGAAATACAGATAGGACAGATAGCATCCTTCTTGTCATCTTTACATGATGTAGGAGAAATTGGTGGCCCTTTCGCTCCTACAGCACCTCTTCCTCCTGCTGCACAGAGTCTATTGCCATATATAGAAGCTTTTTTCCTCTTGTGTGAAAAACTTCAAAGTAATCAGATTATTGGTCAGCCAGATAACAATGTGACTGCACAAGAAGTCAAAGAGTCTTATGGGAGTTCATTATCACCTACTGCACCAAGTACCATGACATTTGCTAAGGTTGTGGAAAAACATCGTCGCCTTCTAAATGTCTTTATTAGACAGAACCCTAGTTTACTTGAAAAGTCACTTTCACTGATGTTAAAAGTTCCAAGACTTATTGATTTTGATAACAAAAGGGCATACTTTCGCTCACACATCCGACAACAACATGATCAGCACTTTGCTGCTCCTTTGAGGATAAGTATTCGTCGAGCCTATATTTTAGAGGATTCTTATAATCAGTTACGTTTGCGCTCCAGTCAGGATTTGAAGGGGCGTTTAACAGTGCAATTTCAAGGCGAGGAAGGAATTGATGCTGGTGGCTTGACTAGGGAATGGTATCAGTTGCTTTCAAGGGTCATTTTTGATAAAGGAGCTTTACTTTTTACTACAGTTGGCAATAATTCAACTTTCCAGCCCAACTCTAATTCAGTATACCAAACAGAACATCTTTCTTATTTCAAATTTGTTGGTCGTTTG GTCGCTAAAGCATTGTTCGATGGTCAACTGTTAGATGTGTACTTCACCCGGTCCTTTTACAAGCACATTCTTGGTGTAAAAGTGACTTATCATGACATAGAAGCTGTGGATCCTGACTATTATAAGAACTTAAAATGGATGCTAGAG AATGATGTCAGTGACATTCCAGATTTAACATTTAGCAAGGATGCTGATGAAGAAAAACACATCCTTTATGAGAAGAATCAG GTCACTGACTATGAGCTTATTCCCGGAGGGAGGAATATCAGAGTAACTGAGGAGACAAAGCATGAATATGTGGATCTTGTGGCTGAACACATTTTGACCACAGCTATTCGTCCTCAGATCAATTCTTTTCTAGAAGGCTTCAATGAATTAGTGCCTAAGGAACTTATTTCAATATTCAATGACAAGGAACTTGAACTTCTTCTAAGTGGACTTCCAGAGATTGACC TTGATGATCTTCAAGCCAACACAGAGTATACTGGATATTCAGCTGCTTCTACTGTAATTCAGTGGTTCTGGGAAGTTGTTAAATCATTTAACAAGGAGGATATGGCGAGATTACTACAATTTGTTACTGGAACATCAAAG GTTCCCCTGGAGGGGTTTAAAGCATTACAGGGTATATCTGGTCCCCAGCAGTTTCAGATTCACAAGGCATATGGTGCTCCTGAAAGGCTGCCCTCTGCACATACCTG TTTTAACCAACTAGATCTACCAGAATACTCTTCCAGGGAACAATTAGAAGAAAGGTTGCTGCTTGCTATCCATGAAGCTAGTGAAGGCTTTGGTTTTGGTTAG